A window of the Nocardia sp. NBC_01329 genome harbors these coding sequences:
- a CDS encoding aminoglycoside phosphotransferase family protein: MTDRDLQFVIPTGVLSTFETGDEATREWLSMLPTVARDLLRRWELQPEGAIRSGDAGVVVPVRRADGTRAALKLQLPRAETTAAILGLVQWNGRGTVRLLDSDPDRGGMLLERLNGDRTLEAVEDDDDAIRVVGGLLTRLHSVPAPGGLPHLSKALSAMVDDIPAAMRVLESDDRARLDRWAHIVAELGADPGNSLLHWDLHYGNVLAADREPWLAIDPEPLVGDPGFDLWPALDSGWSTDETVTDAPRIVRRRFDILTEMLGLDRGRAAGWTLARLLQNVLWDIEDGHPAISTPAKTVDNALAIRSNLSS; encoded by the coding sequence ATGACGGACCGAGATCTACAGTTCGTCATTCCGACCGGGGTCCTCAGCACTTTCGAGACCGGCGATGAAGCGACTCGCGAATGGCTGAGTATGTTGCCGACGGTCGCTCGCGATCTCCTTCGAAGGTGGGAGCTCCAACCCGAAGGTGCGATCCGGTCGGGGGATGCGGGGGTTGTCGTGCCGGTGCGCCGCGCCGATGGGACGCGTGCAGCGCTGAAGTTGCAGTTGCCGCGCGCCGAGACCACGGCCGCGATCCTCGGTCTCGTCCAATGGAACGGCCGTGGGACGGTTCGGCTCCTGGACAGCGACCCCGACCGGGGTGGAATGCTGCTCGAACGTCTCAACGGCGATCGCACCCTCGAAGCCGTCGAGGATGACGATGACGCGATCCGTGTGGTCGGCGGGCTCCTGACGCGCTTGCACAGCGTGCCCGCTCCCGGCGGGCTTCCCCATCTCTCGAAGGCCCTCTCTGCGATGGTCGACGACATCCCCGCGGCTATGCGGGTCCTCGAGAGTGACGACCGGGCTCGACTCGATCGATGGGCGCATATAGTCGCCGAGCTCGGAGCCGATCCCGGAAATAGCCTGCTGCACTGGGATCTGCACTATGGCAATGTCCTCGCCGCCGACCGTGAACCGTGGCTGGCGATCGACCCGGAGCCACTCGTCGGCGATCCCGGGTTCGACCTCTGGCCCGCTCTGGACAGCGGGTGGAGCACCGACGAGACCGTCACCGACGCGCCACGCATCGTGCGACGACGCTTCGACATCCTCACCGAGATGCTCGGCCTCGACCGTGGCCGAGCGGCCGGATGGACGCTCGCTCGACTGCTACAGAACGTGCTGTGGGATATCGAGGACGGGCATCCCGCCATCAGCACACCCGCGAAGACGGTGGACAATGCCCTCGCGATCCGTTCGAACCTCAGCTCGTGA
- a CDS encoding DUF4185 domain-containing protein, with protein sequence MPKIKDLNPSAIGRIGGADLAIPFKRPDGKIGYVWGDTFDGNVPAVNSGPDWRSPVITWADDTPVGRPINFTHAARGGAQLWPYQHNNPQFSTVLPCDALFIGGRIYLWVMVTRGLGNEIRCEIACSDDMGESWFAQPGGHYLSDGSPKWKTDFNGGKRTMVTWARGDDGWVYIISTGGLDRNKNAVLWRAPENALTDPFSWHGWQWNGSWGWGTGRADDILPPGTRLGEISLRRIQNYWVFSGFDAGAYSAFVKVGYGPIENINWHTAPTSYPVRGSSQEPGTYDVVDRLYGCYVHPSSRFENPDGTPGAFSMIVSTWAVSGNPYRAMQYRIPTPAAIGPVADRAGVATEAMPPSSSDGPKVSKRLHRAISTA encoded by the coding sequence ATGCCGAAGATCAAAGACCTCAACCCGTCGGCCATCGGCCGCATCGGTGGTGCAGATCTCGCGATCCCCTTCAAGCGGCCCGACGGCAAGATCGGCTATGTGTGGGGTGACACGTTCGACGGCAACGTACCCGCCGTCAACAGCGGCCCCGACTGGCGGTCACCTGTCATCACGTGGGCCGATGACACTCCGGTCGGCCGGCCGATCAACTTCACCCATGCGGCTCGGGGCGGTGCCCAGCTGTGGCCGTACCAGCACAACAACCCGCAGTTCTCGACTGTCCTGCCCTGCGACGCACTGTTCATCGGTGGCCGTATCTACCTGTGGGTAATGGTCACCCGCGGTCTCGGCAACGAGATTCGTTGTGAAATAGCGTGTTCCGATGATATGGGCGAATCGTGGTTCGCTCAGCCCGGTGGCCACTACCTATCCGACGGTAGCCCGAAGTGGAAGACCGATTTCAACGGCGGCAAGCGCACGATGGTCACGTGGGCTCGGGGCGATGACGGGTGGGTTTACATCATCTCTACCGGCGGCCTCGACCGTAACAAGAACGCGGTGCTGTGGCGTGCCCCCGAGAACGCCCTCACCGATCCGTTCTCGTGGCACGGCTGGCAGTGGAACGGCTCATGGGGATGGGGTACAGGACGCGCCGACGATATCTTGCCGCCGGGCACCCGCCTCGGTGAGATCTCGCTGCGTCGGATCCAAAATTATTGGGTGTTCTCAGGTTTCGATGCCGGTGCCTACAGCGCATTCGTCAAGGTGGGCTATGGCCCGATCGAGAACATCAATTGGCATACCGCGCCGACGTCGTACCCGGTGCGGGGGTCCTCGCAGGAGCCCGGTACCTACGATGTGGTCGACCGACTGTACGGATGTTATGTCCACCCGTCCTCGCGGTTCGAGAATCCCGACGGTACGCCGGGTGCGTTCTCGATGATCGTCTCGACGTGGGCTGTCTCGGGCAACCCGTATCGTGCGATGCAATACCGCATCCCCACTCCGGCGGCGATCGGCCCGGTTGCCGACAGGGCGGGCGTCGCCACCGAGGCGATGCCGCCCTCTTCCTCGGACGGCCCGAAGGTATCGAAAAGGCTCCACCGCGCAATCTCGACGGCATAG
- a CDS encoding GbsR/MarR family transcriptional regulator → MTDENEQAAFVTAMGDILSTWNLPRVTGRVYGRLLISADPVSLDDLGAALNSSKGAVSTAVRELVSWGLARTIPQPGSRRLLVEATGGFEQLLAASHERTRSFISVLRTGMNSAHDASTQDRIGEIAEFFEAYVDAGDKMLRGRRA, encoded by the coding sequence ATGACCGACGAGAACGAACAAGCCGCATTCGTCACCGCGATGGGCGACATCCTGTCCACCTGGAATCTGCCCCGCGTAACAGGCCGCGTATACGGCCGGCTGCTGATCAGCGCCGATCCGGTATCGCTGGACGACCTCGGTGCCGCATTGAACTCGAGCAAGGGCGCGGTGAGTACGGCCGTACGCGAACTGGTCTCCTGGGGTCTCGCGCGCACCATTCCACAACCGGGCAGCCGCCGGCTGCTCGTCGAGGCGACCGGCGGGTTCGAGCAGCTGCTCGCGGCCAGTCACGAACGGACCCGCTCGTTCATCAGCGTCCTGCGGACGGGAATGAACAGCGCGCACGACGCCTCCACACAAGACCGGATCGGGGAGATCGCCGAGTTCTTCGAGGCATACGTGGATGCCGGCGACAAGATGCTCCGTGGCCGACGGGCGTAG
- a CDS encoding alpha/beta fold hydrolase gives MENLNQTLERDGGVVRFRDLAGERRAVVFTHGAGMDHTVFETQAKALHESGHRVVVWDQRGHGESALAPGHRFTAAGSLGDLVALIEQLDLERPILIGHSLGGNLSQELVRTAPERVHALIVIGSTWNAGPLTSSERILLKLAAPSLALVPAARLPRLMARASAVTPEAIAACETVFTRMPKRTFLDVWRATVSLVDPTPDYRTPVPLGLIRGDRDRTGNIATAMARWAQAEGVAEHIVAEAGHVVTLDAPEAATSEIRAMINAWESAAEEQRG, from the coding sequence ATGGAGAATTTGAATCAGACTTTGGAGCGCGACGGCGGTGTTGTGCGCTTTCGCGATCTCGCGGGCGAGCGCCGGGCGGTGGTATTCACTCACGGCGCCGGCATGGACCACACCGTGTTCGAGACGCAAGCGAAGGCCCTGCACGAGTCCGGCCATCGGGTCGTCGTCTGGGACCAGCGCGGCCACGGTGAGTCGGCTCTCGCACCGGGGCACCGGTTCACCGCGGCGGGCTCCCTGGGCGACCTCGTCGCATTGATCGAGCAGCTCGACCTCGAACGTCCGATCCTCATCGGACATTCCCTCGGCGGGAACCTCTCGCAGGAGCTGGTCCGCACCGCCCCCGAGCGCGTGCATGCCCTGATCGTCATCGGCTCCACCTGGAACGCGGGCCCGCTCACCAGCTCGGAGCGGATATTGTTGAAACTCGCCGCTCCGTCGTTGGCACTCGTTCCCGCCGCCCGACTGCCGCGACTGATGGCCCGCGCTTCCGCCGTGACGCCCGAGGCGATCGCCGCGTGCGAAACGGTGTTCACCCGGATGCCGAAACGTACCTTCCTCGATGTCTGGCGCGCCACCGTATCGCTGGTCGATCCGACCCCGGATTACCGCACGCCCGTACCGCTCGGTTTGATCCGCGGTGATCGCGACCGCACGGGTAACATCGCCACCGCCATGGCACGATGGGCGCAGGCCGAAGGAGTGGCCGAGCATATCGTTGCCGAGGCCGGCCACGTCGTCACTCTCGACGCACCGGAGGCGGCGACCAGCGAAATCCGAGCCATGATCAATGCCTGGGAGAGCGCCGCGGAGGAACAACGCGGATGA
- a CDS encoding PadR family transcriptional regulator: MAHVILGMLLIAPQSLYDLIKNFEAGVSLVYSASSGSIKRALDALLDKGLIEVESIEPGGRGRKVYRATEAGRLAFHEWMTAELSGPNLETTALPRLFFLGLLDPDDRAPVLRRIQDRAVADLAEVTTLEKHLDTMDVPPESREVVAYQRATLDYGIASGRHALSWFAALADRDPLR, encoded by the coding sequence GTGGCACACGTAATCCTGGGCATGCTGCTCATCGCCCCGCAAAGCCTCTACGACCTCATCAAGAACTTCGAGGCCGGCGTGTCCCTCGTCTACAGCGCCAGCTCGGGCAGCATCAAGCGCGCCCTCGACGCCCTGCTCGACAAGGGGCTGATCGAGGTCGAGAGTATCGAGCCCGGCGGCCGAGGCAGAAAGGTCTATCGCGCCACCGAGGCCGGACGGCTGGCGTTCCACGAGTGGATGACGGCCGAACTCAGCGGGCCGAACCTGGAGACGACAGCGCTGCCTCGACTGTTCTTCCTGGGGCTGCTCGATCCGGACGATCGCGCACCTGTACTGCGACGTATCCAGGACCGGGCCGTGGCCGATCTCGCCGAGGTCACAACGCTGGAGAAACATCTCGACACGATGGACGTACCCCCGGAGTCTCGTGAGGTAGTTGCCTACCAGCGTGCGACATTGGACTATGGCATCGCTTCGGGACGGCATGCGCTCAGTTGGTTCGCCGCCCTCGCCGACCGCGACCCTCTTCGATAG
- a CDS encoding serine hydrolase domain-containing protein, with the protein MTDTGGLSRWAGSAGPDGAGETEIRPDTPFFIASITKRFIVTLILQAHERNEVDLDAPITTYLPTSVTAGLHVRDGVDRTPAITVRHLAGHTSGLPDYFEKRRGGPSLYRQLRAGHDMSWTFEDAIAITRELQRPHFEPQNLTAGTQRARYSDTGFLLLIRILETVTSRRFSDLLAERIILPLGLSRTWHPSAVPAEPSPPAPLPLHRRRRRVVVDGVIAASNDLFSTTRDLLAFERALVNGDLFGDANTRHLLTARRNRLRNAPGLRYGLGTMIFGVGRLNLPRRGPVSLVGHSGSTGTWLFTCPELGLHLAGTVDQTQARVLPFRIMTRCLQIWDR; encoded by the coding sequence ATGACCGATACCGGCGGGCTGTCTCGCTGGGCGGGCAGCGCCGGGCCGGACGGAGCCGGCGAGACAGAGATTCGCCCGGACACGCCCTTCTTTATCGCCTCGATCACCAAGCGCTTCATCGTCACCCTCATCCTGCAGGCGCACGAGCGCAACGAGGTCGACTTGGACGCGCCGATCACCACCTACCTGCCCACCTCGGTGACCGCCGGACTGCACGTCCGTGATGGGGTGGACCGCACACCGGCCATCACGGTGCGGCACTTGGCCGGTCACACTTCTGGATTGCCCGACTACTTCGAGAAGCGCCGGGGCGGTCCGAGCCTGTACCGGCAGTTGCGTGCCGGGCACGACATGTCCTGGACCTTCGAGGACGCAATCGCCATCACCCGCGAGCTCCAGCGCCCTCATTTCGAGCCGCAGAACCTCACCGCCGGGACGCAACGCGCGCGCTATTCCGACACGGGCTTCCTCCTGCTGATCCGCATACTCGAGACCGTCACCTCGCGCAGATTCTCTGATCTGCTCGCGGAGCGCATCATCCTGCCGCTCGGACTCTCCCGCACGTGGCATCCCTCCGCCGTGCCTGCCGAGCCGAGCCCGCCCGCGCCGCTGCCACTGCACCGAAGGCGGCGCCGCGTGGTGGTCGACGGTGTCATCGCGGCGAGCAACGATCTCTTCAGCACGACGAGGGATCTCCTCGCCTTCGAGCGGGCACTGGTCAACGGCGACCTCTTCGGCGATGCGAATACGCGGCACCTGTTGACCGCTCGGCGCAACCGACTCCGCAACGCCCCGGGCCTTCGTTACGGGCTGGGCACCATGATCTTCGGCGTCGGCAGGCTCAACCTGCCGCGGCGCGGGCCGGTGTCGCTCGTAGGCCACTCGGGATCGACCGGCACGTGGCTCTTCACCTGCCCCGAACTCGGCCTGCATCTGGCAGGTACGGTCGACCAGACCCAGGCTCGGGTCCTGCCCTTTCGGATCATGACCCGATGCCTGCAGATCTGGGACCGATGA
- a CDS encoding APH(3'') family aminoglycoside O-phosphotransferase: protein MSDGRDLRNVLTSAGYSIEDWAPVTTGESGAAVFRSEDASRYAKCVPAVDAAVLKAEHDRVEWLAGQGVPGPHMLDWYSAEAGALLVTSTVPGVPADQISVADLRAAWEHIADAVRELHELPAERCPFDRSLNAMVTMARDVVGRGAVNPEFLPVEQQHTPPAEILAGLEPGIAEMIAHESVDTVVCHGDLCLPNIVVDPETLKVSGFIDLGRLGLADRYADLALLLANARETWENEEQALIADTALAERYGLVLDRDRLRFYLHLDPLTWG from the coding sequence ATGAGTGATGGCCGCGACCTGCGAAATGTATTGACGAGTGCGGGATACAGCATCGAAGATTGGGCACCTGTCACCACAGGCGAGTCGGGCGCCGCAGTCTTTCGCAGCGAGGACGCCTCCCGGTACGCCAAATGCGTTCCGGCCGTGGACGCCGCCGTACTGAAGGCTGAGCACGATCGTGTCGAGTGGCTGGCCGGCCAGGGTGTGCCGGGCCCGCATATGCTCGATTGGTATTCCGCCGAGGCGGGGGCACTGCTGGTGACCAGTACCGTCCCCGGTGTACCGGCCGATCAGATATCGGTCGCGGATCTCCGCGCGGCCTGGGAACACATCGCGGACGCGGTGCGTGAGCTGCACGAGTTACCCGCGGAACGCTGCCCTTTCGACCGAAGCCTGAACGCGATGGTCACCATGGCGCGTGATGTCGTCGGTCGCGGCGCGGTGAATCCGGAGTTCCTTCCCGTCGAGCAGCAGCACACGCCACCCGCAGAAATACTGGCCGGCCTCGAACCCGGGATTGCGGAGATGATCGCCCACGAGTCTGTGGACACGGTCGTCTGCCACGGAGATCTGTGCCTGCCCAATATCGTCGTGGATCCGGAAACACTGAAGGTGTCCGGGTTCATCGACCTGGGCCGCCTCGGGTTGGCCGACCGCTACGCCGATCTGGCTCTGCTGCTCGCCAATGCGCGCGAAACCTGGGAGAACGAGGAGCAGGCGCTGATTGCCGACACAGCACTCGCGGAGAGGTACGGCCTCGTCCTGGACCGTGACCGACTGCGCTTTTACCTGCACCTCGACCCCCTCACCTGGGGATGA
- a CDS encoding RrF2 family transcriptional regulator, giving the protein MKLPESTEWVLHCTTLLAQLPGEAVSTAQLAEHFALPPAYLAKQLARLVRAGVLAGAPGARGGFRLGRPASKITVLDIVEAIDGGGDPYQCREIRQQGRGASPPEECRERCTLASVMDSARDAWRDSLRSVTVERLVESLPPEIPERNRALLCADESSR; this is encoded by the coding sequence ATGAAGCTGCCGGAGAGCACGGAGTGGGTGTTGCACTGCACAACGCTGCTTGCCCAACTGCCCGGCGAGGCTGTGAGTACCGCTCAGCTCGCTGAGCACTTCGCACTTCCACCCGCCTATCTCGCAAAGCAGCTGGCACGACTTGTCAGGGCGGGGGTCCTGGCGGGTGCGCCGGGAGCACGCGGCGGCTTTCGTCTCGGGCGGCCGGCCTCGAAGATCACCGTCCTCGATATCGTCGAAGCCATCGACGGCGGAGGCGACCCATACCAGTGCCGAGAGATCCGTCAGCAGGGGCGCGGCGCGAGCCCGCCGGAGGAGTGCCGTGAGCGATGCACACTGGCCTCGGTAATGGACTCGGCACGTGATGCCTGGCGGGACAGCCTGCGTTCCGTGACGGTCGAGCGACTCGTAGAGTCTCTGCCTCCAGAAATACCCGAACGCAACAGAGCTCTCCTCTGCGCCGACGAGAGCTCCCGGTGA
- a CDS encoding SDR family oxidoreductase encodes MRIAVVGANGRTGTLTRVALERAGHDVVPIGRSYGIDVLSGEGLADAFTGVEAVVDVTNSTAVEEEETVRFFTTATRNLLAAERTAGVGHHIVLTIAGLGKVKGNAHYVGKRAQEAEVEAGAVPYTIVPATQFHDFAAMVASWTEKDGVSPIAPLLIQPIAPSDVAAVLARVAVGPAQGRHADIAGPDPQDLVDMARRTHLARGQNIALRPSWENGIFDVSMAGNILLPAAPEIAPTSFDDWLDGEATRIEQQDID; translated from the coding sequence ATGCGTATTGCTGTCGTCGGGGCCAACGGCCGGACCGGAACCCTGACTCGTGTCGCTCTGGAGCGAGCCGGCCATGACGTGGTGCCTATCGGCCGCAGTTACGGCATCGACGTTCTGTCCGGTGAGGGGCTGGCCGACGCCTTCACCGGCGTCGAAGCGGTCGTCGACGTCACGAACAGCACCGCGGTCGAGGAGGAGGAGACGGTGCGGTTCTTCACCACCGCGACACGGAATCTGCTGGCAGCGGAGCGCACCGCCGGCGTCGGCCATCACATCGTGCTGACGATCGCGGGCCTCGGCAAGGTCAAGGGAAACGCCCACTATGTGGGGAAGCGCGCGCAGGAAGCGGAAGTCGAAGCGGGGGCGGTTCCTTACACAATCGTCCCAGCGACCCAGTTCCACGACTTTGCCGCGATGGTCGCGTCGTGGACCGAGAAGGACGGCGTCTCACCCATCGCCCCGCTTTTGATTCAACCTATCGCGCCGAGTGATGTCGCAGCCGTGCTGGCCCGAGTCGCGGTCGGTCCCGCGCAGGGGCGGCACGCTGATATCGCCGGCCCCGATCCCCAGGATCTGGTCGATATGGCGCGCCGCACTCATCTCGCGCGCGGACAGAACATTGCGCTGCGGCCGTCGTGGGAGAACGGGATTTTCGATGTGTCGATGGCGGGGAACATCCTTCTTCCCGCGGCCCCGGAGATCGCGCCCACGTCCTTCGACGACTGGCTCGACGGCGAGGCGACGCGTATCGAGCAGCAGGACATCGACTGA
- a CDS encoding alkaline shock response membrane anchor protein AmaP — protein MTRANRPATLNRSVLASTGALLTAGGGLVVAVHSGWLDHPGTGPGLVPGTAAPPAWVVWTVIVGAVVLGLLCLRWLIAQFSRMPKPVSWHLDPEPSTGDTVLSSKTVAAAVAADIQSYTDVEHAGAWLTGPHTAPRLHLSVTAAPDADITDLRRRIRDDAVAQLGRALQTDQITVGLELRVATADRRARLH, from the coding sequence ATGACGCGAGCGAATCGACCCGCGACGCTGAACCGCAGTGTCCTCGCCTCGACAGGAGCTCTGCTCACCGCAGGCGGCGGGCTGGTGGTCGCCGTGCACAGCGGGTGGCTCGACCATCCCGGCACCGGCCCGGGTCTTGTCCCCGGCACAGCGGCTCCCCCGGCCTGGGTGGTCTGGACGGTGATCGTCGGTGCTGTCGTGCTCGGACTGCTGTGCCTGCGCTGGCTGATCGCCCAGTTCTCCCGGATGCCGAAACCGGTGTCATGGCATCTGGATCCCGAGCCGAGCACCGGCGACACCGTACTGTCGTCGAAGACGGTGGCAGCGGCGGTCGCCGCCGACATCCAGAGCTACACCGACGTCGAACATGCCGGTGCATGGCTCACCGGTCCGCATACCGCACCGCGATTGCATCTATCGGTCACCGCCGCCCCCGACGCCGACATCACCGACCTGCGCCGCCGCATCCGCGATGACGCCGTCGCCCAGTTGGGTCGGGCCCTGCAGACCGACCAGATCACCGTCGGTCTGGAACTTCGCGTGGCCACCGCCGATCGCCGCGCCCGGTTGCACTGA
- a CDS encoding DUF6286 domain-containing protein — MSYDSVAQRLHDTAWDDPVVLVVGIVASVTGILLLLAAALPGRARVLPLSGGDGIDAGIRRRDLHAVLATAATDVDGVTRARTGTGRDTVKITARTDRYDHDGMADAICTTVSSRAAALGYPVRRVKTDLHTPKSTPREHARSDRRSRTSRRPKTLGSDDTTVGHDTTPVTGTAVNLPQSGRR, encoded by the coding sequence GTGTCGTACGACAGCGTGGCCCAGCGGCTCCACGACACGGCATGGGACGACCCGGTGGTTCTGGTCGTCGGAATCGTCGCCTCGGTAACCGGCATCCTGCTGCTGCTCGCGGCGGCACTCCCCGGCCGCGCCCGTGTGCTGCCGCTGTCCGGTGGCGACGGAATAGATGCCGGAATCCGGCGTCGCGACCTGCACGCCGTGCTGGCAACAGCGGCCACCGACGTGGACGGCGTCACCCGGGCGCGCACCGGCACCGGCCGCGACACGGTCAAGATCACCGCACGCACCGACCGCTACGACCACGACGGCATGGCCGATGCGATCTGCACGACAGTGAGCAGCCGGGCAGCGGCACTCGGCTATCCGGTGCGGCGCGTGAAAACCGACCTGCACACCCCGAAATCGACGCCCCGCGAACACGCACGCTCCGATCGCCGGAGCCGGACATCACGCCGACCGAAAACCCTGGGCTCCGACGACACCACAGTCGGCCACGACACCACGCCGGTCACCGGCACGGCAGTGAACCTTCCGCAGTCAGGACGACGCTGA
- a CDS encoding Asp23/Gls24 family envelope stress response protein codes for MTAAAADLPGTTTISERTVWRTAAHAAREVPGVGDHVQVDADISGDRTTLEVRIPVHYPQPVRQVTDACREHLVRRTEELTGLGVSAVDITVTEFLREHSPTGRVR; via the coding sequence ATGACCGCCGCGGCCGCCGACCTGCCCGGAACCACCACCATCAGCGAACGGACGGTATGGCGCACCGCCGCGCACGCCGCCCGAGAGGTTCCCGGTGTCGGCGACCACGTCCAGGTCGATGCCGATATATCCGGGGACCGCACCACTCTCGAGGTCCGGATACCGGTGCACTATCCGCAACCGGTGCGGCAGGTCACCGACGCCTGTCGCGAACACCTGGTCCGCCGGACCGAAGAACTCACCGGTCTCGGGGTCTCGGCCGTGGACATCACCGTCACCGAGTTCCTGCGCGAACACTCGCCGACCGGGCGGGTCCGGTGA
- a CDS encoding Asp23/Gls24 family envelope stress response protein produces MTSATNDKPATGNKTETRNALVTDQGTTTIADIVVQKVAGLAAREIQGVHDLGGGTARALGALRERIPGASASTGQGVAVEVGETQAAVDLQIVVDYGVAIADVARAVRRNVTTAIEQMTALEVVEVNIHVNDVFIPGDDDAEETPNTRVQ; encoded by the coding sequence ATGACCTCAGCGACCAATGACAAACCGGCTACCGGCAACAAAACCGAAACGCGCAACGCCCTGGTCACCGACCAGGGGACCACCACCATCGCCGATATCGTGGTCCAGAAGGTCGCCGGGCTCGCCGCCCGTGAGATCCAAGGCGTCCACGACCTCGGCGGCGGCACCGCCCGCGCGCTCGGCGCACTGCGCGAACGCATCCCCGGCGCCTCGGCCAGCACCGGACAAGGGGTGGCCGTCGAGGTCGGCGAAACCCAGGCCGCAGTAGATCTGCAGATCGTCGTCGACTACGGGGTCGCGATCGCCGATGTGGCGCGCGCGGTCCGGCGCAATGTGACCACGGCGATCGAACAGATGACCGCACTGGAAGTGGTCGAGGTCAATATTCATGTCAACGATGTCTTCATCCCCGGCGACGACGACGCCGAGGAGACCCCCAACACCCGGGTGCAGTGA
- a CDS encoding Asp23/Gls24 family envelope stress response protein translates to MTTDRVSLVVAAPVIAAVCAHTAAATPGVVRLEPGLRGLASAAWRAGRQRWSDTDPAPGHGVRVRRSDTRLRVWVDITISATARATDVGCAVQRAIVRSVLENTGDHVDEVSVCVLDIAPEPP, encoded by the coding sequence ATGACCACCGACCGGGTATCGCTGGTCGTGGCGGCCCCGGTGATCGCCGCGGTCTGCGCGCACACCGCGGCCGCCACACCCGGCGTGGTGCGGCTGGAACCGGGCCTGCGCGGCCTCGCGAGCGCGGCGTGGCGGGCGGGCCGGCAACGCTGGAGCGACACCGACCCGGCGCCGGGACACGGGGTGCGGGTACGGCGCAGCGATACACGGCTGCGGGTATGGGTCGATATCACGATCTCGGCGACAGCGCGGGCCACCGACGTCGGTTGCGCTGTGCAGCGTGCGATCGTGCGTTCGGTTCTCGAGAACACCGGCGACCATGTCGACGAAGTCAGCGTCTGTGTCCTCGACATCGCACCGGAGCCGCCGTGA
- a CDS encoding Asp23/Gls24 family envelope stress response protein — protein MAVNETTDQGYTLPCGRELEQVWERLDEVEAGHADPHEADCPHCRAARESLLALRAATRQMIDEPEPPPPDLVGRIMSAVRAETRRGRTLDLATPHPGAVEVSEQAVAAILRYAADSVPGVRARRCRVRATDPGMAGERGVDVEMTVVIGRSAGSIGELLQQVRARLTVALPERIGVSLHRLDVHVGDLYQDRPDTEPGAPR, from the coding sequence ATGGCGGTGAACGAGACCACCGATCAGGGCTACACGCTGCCGTGTGGCCGCGAACTGGAACAGGTGTGGGAACGTCTCGACGAGGTCGAGGCAGGGCACGCCGACCCTCACGAAGCCGACTGTCCGCATTGCCGGGCAGCCCGGGAAAGCTTGCTGGCTCTGCGTGCCGCCACCAGGCAGATGATCGACGAACCCGAACCGCCACCGCCGGACCTGGTGGGACGCATCATGTCCGCAGTGCGCGCGGAAACCCGGCGCGGCCGCACCCTGGACCTGGCGACGCCGCACCCGGGTGCGGTGGAGGTCAGCGAGCAGGCGGTGGCCGCGATCCTGCGGTATGCGGCCGACTCGGTGCCCGGCGTGCGGGCGCGCCGCTGCCGGGTGCGCGCAACCGACCCCGGCATGGCCGGTGAGCGGGGCGTCGACGTAGAGATGACAGTGGTGATCGGCCGCAGTGCCGGCTCGATCGGCGAATTACTACAGCAAGTGCGGGCCCGGCTGACCGTAGCGCTGCCCGAACGGATCGGAGTGAGCCTGCATCGCCTGGATGTGCACGTGGGCGATCTGTACCAGGACCGACCCGATACCGAGCCGGGAGCACCGAGATGA